One window of Candidatus Phytoplasma solani genomic DNA carries:
- the rplA gene encoding 50S ribosomal protein L1: MKRSKKYLVVSQMFDIKKRYPFQEAIKLAKQIQVTKFDATVQCAFNLNLDPKKADQNLRGAINLPYGTGKVVKLAVLAKGEQAKAAKEAQADYVGDEDLIDKIAKNWFDFDVLVSTPEMMPKLSKLGRILGPKGLMPNPKTGTVTDNVSQAVHEIKNGKIEYRLDKNGNIHAIIGKASFEEYKLLDNLKALYLQLIRIKPRTAKGTYIKNITISTTMSPGIKIDPITVA; this comes from the coding sequence ATGAAACGAAGTAAAAAATATTTAGTAGTTAGTCAAATGTTTGATATAAAAAAAAGATATCCTTTTCAGGAAGCGATTAAATTAGCCAAACAAATTCAGGTAACTAAATTTGATGCTACAGTGCAATGTGCTTTTAACTTAAACTTAGATCCTAAAAAAGCAGATCAAAATTTAAGAGGAGCTATTAATTTGCCTTACGGAACCGGTAAAGTTGTAAAATTAGCGGTTCTTGCTAAAGGAGAACAAGCAAAAGCTGCAAAAGAAGCCCAAGCTGATTATGTTGGTGATGAGGATTTAATTGATAAAATTGCTAAAAATTGGTTTGATTTTGATGTTTTAGTATCTACTCCTGAAATGATGCCTAAGTTAAGTAAATTAGGGCGCATCTTAGGACCGAAAGGGTTGATGCCAAATCCTAAAACTGGTACTGTGACTGATAATGTTAGTCAAGCTGTTCATGAAATTAAAAATGGTAAAATTGAGTATCGTCTTGATAAAAATGGTAATATTCATGCAATCATTGGCAAAGCTTCTTTTGAGGAATATAAATTACTAGATAACCTCAAAGCTTTATATTTACAATTAATTAGAATAAAACCTCGAACAGCTAAAGGCACTTATATAAAAAATATCACCATATCAACTACTATGTCTCCAGGAATTAAAATTGATCCTATTACCGTTGCATAA
- the rplL gene encoding 50S ribosomal protein L7/L12: MAKLTKELFVSALKEMSLLEIKELLDGLKEEFGIDPNSLAVAAAGSSNSPEVEEKTEFTVIMKNFGKNRLPVIKVIREITGLGLLDADKFIKVPDQKVKENVSKALAEDIKAKLEQAGAVIELQ, encoded by the coding sequence ATGGCTAAATTAACTAAAGAATTATTTGTATCCGCTTTAAAAGAAATGTCTTTATTAGAAATTAAAGAATTATTGGATGGTTTAAAAGAAGAATTTGGCATTGACCCAAATTCATTAGCGGTTGCCGCTGCTGGTTCCTCTAATTCGCCTGAAGTAGAAGAAAAAACAGAATTTACAGTTATTATGAAAAATTTTGGCAAAAACAGACTTCCTGTTATTAAGGTAATTCGCGAAATAACAGGTTTGGGCTTGCTTGATGCTGATAAATTCATTAAAGTCCCTGACCAAAAAGTAAAAGAAAATGTTTCTAAAGCGTTAGCTGAAGATATAAAAGCCAAATTAGAACAAGCTGGAGCTGTTATTGAGCTTCAATAA
- the rplJ gene encoding 50S ribosomal protein L10: MIKTQLAKKIEAVSFLQEKLSQAKTVIVFEHSSLPVSDFMQLRRQLKKLDCEVKVYPKNIMQRAALNAQYHDLVVFLKGIKALIISQHELLEPIKVIYNFTKQNKAIKIVSGVVEQNIVSLQEINSLATLPSKEQMLTLLAVGMIAPLQQLAIGLKILLEK, encoded by the coding sequence ATGATAAAAACTCAGTTAGCTAAAAAAATAGAAGCAGTTTCTTTTTTGCAAGAAAAACTAAGTCAAGCTAAAACAGTTATTGTTTTTGAACATTCCAGTTTACCAGTAAGTGATTTTATGCAACTTCGTCGTCAATTAAAAAAACTGGATTGCGAAGTTAAGGTTTATCCTAAAAATATTATGCAAAGAGCTGCTCTAAATGCCCAATATCACGATTTAGTTGTTTTTTTAAAAGGGATAAAAGCTTTAATCATTAGTCAACATGAATTATTAGAACCAATCAAAGTTATTTATAATTTTACTAAGCAAAATAAAGCTATTAAAATTGTTTCAGGTGTGGTGGAACAAAACATTGTTTCATTGCAAGAAATCAATAGCTTAGCTACTTTACCTTCTAAAGAACAAATGTTAACGCTTTTAGCTGTAGGAATGATAGCACCTTTGCAACAATTAGCAATTGGTTTAAAGATATTGTTAGAGAAATAG